In a genomic window of Thermosynechococcus sp. CL-1:
- the purD gene encoding phosphoribosylamine--glycine ligase yields the protein MKVVVVGSGGREHAIAWKLLDSPRVTQVYCLPGNGGTACLERCENVAIAATDLTGIGEFAKENNVDLVVVGPEVPLAVGLADRLQALKIPVFGPSQAGAQIEASKAWAKALMQAAQIPTAKAAVFDNYEAASRYVQAQGAPIVIKADGLAAGKGVTVAATEGEAIAALERIFGGEFGAAGQQVVIESVLEGQEVSVLAVTDGKTILPLLPAQDHKRIGEGDTGPNTGGMGVYAPVPWVTPELMQRIQQTILEPALGALQDRGIHYCGVLYAGLMVTSAGDPYVVEFNCRFGDPETQVVLPLLETPLIEVLLACVEGRLASLGALQWRKEVALSVVMAAGGYPGSYRKGDVIHGIPAAIAQGVLVFHAGTRWQEGQWYTNGGRVLNITALAPDFATAQAKAYAGVSAIEFADCYYRRDIGYRILESSAHKGEYRP from the coding sequence GTGAAGGTCGTTGTCGTTGGCAGTGGTGGTCGAGAGCACGCGATCGCTTGGAAATTACTCGATTCTCCTCGCGTGACACAGGTCTATTGTCTGCCGGGGAATGGGGGCACAGCCTGCCTGGAGCGGTGTGAGAATGTGGCCATTGCAGCCACCGACCTCACGGGTATTGGTGAATTTGCCAAAGAGAATAACGTTGATTTAGTGGTTGTCGGGCCAGAGGTTCCCTTGGCAGTGGGTTTGGCCGATCGCCTACAGGCACTAAAGATTCCTGTCTTTGGTCCTAGCCAAGCAGGGGCACAAATTGAAGCCAGTAAAGCTTGGGCAAAGGCGCTCATGCAGGCGGCTCAGATTCCTACGGCCAAAGCAGCAGTGTTTGACAATTATGAGGCGGCCTCTCGTTATGTTCAAGCCCAAGGGGCACCCATTGTCATTAAGGCCGATGGTTTAGCGGCAGGTAAAGGAGTGACGGTAGCGGCCACCGAAGGGGAGGCGATCGCTGCCCTCGAGCGAATTTTTGGGGGTGAATTTGGCGCCGCTGGTCAACAGGTAGTCATTGAATCAGTACTAGAGGGGCAAGAGGTCTCCGTACTCGCCGTTACCGATGGCAAAACCATTCTGCCGCTGCTGCCCGCCCAAGACCACAAGCGCATTGGCGAAGGGGACACAGGTCCAAATACTGGAGGAATGGGGGTCTATGCCCCTGTCCCTTGGGTGACACCAGAGTTAATGCAACGGATTCAACAGACGATTCTTGAACCTGCCCTTGGGGCGTTGCAGGATCGGGGAATCCACTACTGTGGTGTGCTCTATGCCGGTCTGATGGTGACGTCCGCAGGGGATCCCTACGTGGTGGAATTTAACTGTCGCTTTGGTGATCCTGAAACCCAAGTCGTCCTCCCCCTCTTGGAAACTCCTCTGATTGAGGTGCTCTTGGCCTGTGTCGAGGGACGCTTAGCCAGTTTGGGAGCATTGCAATGGCGCAAGGAGGTGGCTCTATCCGTCGTGATGGCAGCGGGGGGCTATCCGGGGAGTTACCGCAAGGGGGATGTGATTCACGGTATTCCCGCAGCGATCGCGCAGGGGGTTCTCGTTTTCCATGCTGGAACGCGCTGGCAGGAAGGGCAATGGTACACCAATGGCGGTCGGGTATTGAACATTACCGCTTTGGCTCCTGATTTTGCCACGGCTCAAGCCAAGGCCTATGCTGGCGTCAGCGCTATTGAATTTGCTGACTGCTACTATCGTCGTGACATTGGCTACCGTATTCTGGAATCATCGGCTCACAAAGGTGAATACCGTCCATGA
- a CDS encoding DUF3082 domain-containing protein produces MTLLPPKTNPLRCLSGALIAGTLGILLYRLTGAIAYVFATHAVSYHNQLVYSLAVAVRTLVVGLCTLATGVLSIIAVGLVALTLQLLWERWGQREQA; encoded by the coding sequence ATGACCCTTCTCCCCCCAAAAACTAACCCATTACGCTGTTTAAGCGGTGCGCTCATTGCGGGCACCTTGGGGATTCTCCTTTATCGGCTAACAGGGGCGATCGCCTACGTCTTTGCCACTCACGCAGTGAGCTACCACAATCAACTGGTTTATAGCTTGGCCGTGGCCGTGCGCACCCTTGTGGTGGGCTTATGTACCCTCGCAACGGGGGTCTTGAGCATTATTGCCGTGGGTCTCGTGGCGCTGACGCTGCAACTCCTTTGGGAACGCTGGGGACAACGGGAACAGGCTTAA
- a CDS encoding ABC transporter ATP-binding protein, which yields MRLATVTTTGLAIATTNLTKVYRSGHHETPVLQGINLQVQRGHIHLLMGPSGSGKTTLLSILAGILAPTSGQVVVLGQEITQLSKAALAKFRLQNIGFVFQSFNLFPALTALENVEIALNLKGIKGKKAKEQAAALLKAVGLGDRLNFVPANLSGGQKQRVAIARALAGEPQIIFADEPTASLDSQNGQQVIKILYELAKQKGCTVLIVTHDPRITAIADRLTKIEDGKISDG from the coding sequence CAACTGGGCTGGCGATCGCCACCACCAATCTGACTAAAGTTTATCGTTCTGGCCATCACGAGACCCCTGTTCTTCAGGGCATTAACCTGCAAGTCCAGCGCGGTCATATCCATCTGCTAATGGGACCTTCGGGTTCGGGGAAAACCACCCTGCTCTCGATTTTGGCCGGCATTCTTGCCCCCACCAGTGGCCAAGTGGTTGTCTTAGGCCAAGAGATTACGCAACTGTCCAAGGCTGCACTGGCAAAATTTCGGCTGCAAAATATTGGCTTTGTCTTTCAGAGTTTTAATCTTTTCCCCGCCTTGACCGCACTGGAAAATGTTGAAATTGCCCTCAATCTTAAGGGCATTAAAGGTAAAAAAGCGAAGGAACAGGCAGCAGCGCTTCTCAAGGCCGTTGGCTTGGGCGATCGCCTTAACTTTGTGCCCGCAAATCTTTCTGGGGGTCAGAAACAGCGGGTGGCCATTGCCCGTGCCCTAGCGGGTGAGCCGCAGATTATTTTTGCCGATGAACCGACGGCTTCCCTAGATTCCCAAAATGGCCAACAGGTGATCAAAATTCTCTACGAGCTAGCAAAGCAAAAAGGCTGCACAGTGTTGATTGTTACCCATGATCCACGGATTACAGCCATTGCCGATCGCCTCACCAAAATCGAAGATGGCAAAATCAGCGACGGTTAA